A region from the Haliaeetus albicilla chromosome 16, bHalAlb1.1, whole genome shotgun sequence genome encodes:
- the SLC25A22 gene encoding mitochondrial glutamate carrier 1 isoform X2 — translation MGLFLQIRKKLTLLREMLAGCGAGTCQVIVTTPMEMLKIQLQDAGRIAAQKKLMAAQAQLSSSSAVGSAEPAVERRTTATQITRELLRSKGIAGLYKGLGATLLRDVPFSIVYFPLFANLNKLGQKDPNVKAPFYVSFLSGCVAGSTAAVAVNPCDVIKTRLQSLQRGVNEDTYSGILDCTKKIWQKEGPMAFLKGAYCRALVIAPLFGIAQVVYFIGIAEFLLDMLPKHRA, via the exons aTGGGCCTTTTCCTCCAGATCAG GAAAAAGCTGACACTGCTGCGGGAGATGCTGGCGGGCTGCGGCGCGGGTACCTGCCAGGTGATTGTCACCACTCCCATGGAGATGCTTAAAATCCAGCTGCAGGATGCAGGGCGAATTG CGGCACAGAAGAAACTGATGGCAGCGCAGGCCCAGCTGTCCTCTTCCTCTGCGGTGGGGTCAGCCGAGCCAGCGGTGGAAAGGCGCACCACAGCAACACAGATAACAAGGGAGCTGCTGCGGAGCAAAGGCATTGCAGGACTCTACAAGGGCCTGGGAGCCACACTGCTAAG GGATGTCCCGTTCTCCATTGTGTACTTCCCACTGTTTGCAAACCTGAACAAGCTGGGCCAGAAAGACCCCAATGTCAAGGCTCCGTTCTACGTATCATTCCTCTCCGGATGTGTGGCTGGCAGTACAGCTGCGGTGGCTGTCAATCCTTGCGATG tGATCAAAACACGGCTGCAGTCCTTGCAGAGAGGTGTGAATGAGGACACCTACTCAGGAATCCTGGACTGCACCAA GAAGATCTGGCAGAAGGAAGGGCCTATGGCCTTCCTGAAAGGGGCATACTGCCGAGCCCTGGTCATTGCTCCTCTCTTTGGCATCGCACAAGTTGTCTACTTCATCGGCATCGCGGAGTTCCTGCTGGACATGCTCCCCAAGCACCGAGCCTAG
- the IRF7 gene encoding interferon regulatory factor 7 isoform X2 codes for MAALQSEGEAQKLRFGPWLVSAVSSGIYQGLRWTDPARSKFRVPWKHNSRKDVTSGDLAVFKAWAQASGRYEGCPEDPAKWKTNFRCALRSTRMFRLVDDRSTSGDDPHKVFAITPAALWRGEEGDFGSPDPAVDQQPLHQQPQLELNPQDVAPEIAPPGSTDPAQPPTLDDLEALQWVLKLCDISPRDLDHPTPSWGTAGDAPHQDTLLQPHPDPNQNNCLPPPPFQQWAPAAEQPPLGAYSPTDPMLLEEPGAMPLPCHPPDVTVPGLSPGEAMLFAPATSPVPLPPQDNTDGIIPILDISIYYRGKLFHQEEVGGSQCLLAYQSSDPAVVLRPGRLVHFPSPAELADSKQRRFTEELLGNAGLQLEQRACKLFATRLKKCKVFWALSQQLEGIGDPPRNLLCRDQETPIFDFNEFCTELRDFRNGQRQRSPDFTIYLCFGQSFSKARPKESKLILVKEDRAMQGIAATSGSCP; via the exons ATGGCAGCGCTGCAGAGCGAGGG GGAGGCCCAGAAGCTGCGGTTCGGGCCCTGGCTGGTGAGCGCCGTCAGCAGCGGGATCTACCAGGGGCTGCGCTGGACAGACCCGGCCCGCAGCAAATTCCGCGTCCCCTGGAAGCACAACAGCAGGAAGGACGTCACCAGCGGCGACCTGGCGGTCTtcaag GCCTGGGCGCAGGCGAGTGGGCGGTATGAGGGGTGCCCCGAGGACCCAGCCAAGTGGAAGACCAACTTCCGCTGCGCCCTGAGGAGCACCCGCATGTTCAGGTTGGTGGACGACCGCTCCACGAGTGGTGACGACCCGCACAAGGTCTTTGCCATCACCCCAG CCGCCCTCTGGCGTGGTGAGGAGGGAGATTTCGGCAGCCCTGACCCTGCGGTGGACCAGCAGCCGCTGCACCAGCAGCCACAG CTGGAGCTTAACCCCCAAGACGTGGCCCCAGAAATCGCTCCCCCAG GCAGCACTGACCCTGCACAGCCCCCGACGCTGGATGACCTGGAGGCCCTGCAGTGGGTGCTGAAGCTGTGCGACATCTCCCCCCGTGACCTTGACCACCCGACCCCATCGTGGGGGACTGCAG GGGATGCTCCTCACCAGGACACCCTGCTCCAGCCTCACCCAGACCCCAACCAAAACAActgcctccccccgccgccaTTTCAGCAATGGGCGCCTGCAGCGGAGCAGCCCCCCTTGGGCGCCTACAGCCCCACAGACCCCAtgctgctggaggagccag gggccaTGCCACTGCCATGCCACCCACCAGACGTCACGGTTCCTGGGCTGTCCCCAGGGGAGGCGATGCTCTTTGCCCCCGCCACCAGCCCTGTGCCGCTGCCACCGCAGGATAACACAG ATGGCATCATCCCCATCCTGGACATCAGCATCTACTACCGGGGGAAGCTCTTCCAccaggaggaggtggggggcagcCAGTGCCTGCTGGCGTACCAGTCGTCTGACCCAGCGGTGGTCCTGCGCCCCGGGCGCCTGGTGCACTTCCCCAGCCCCGCAGAGCTGGCTGACAGTAAGCAGCGGCGTTTCACCGAGGAGCTGCTGGGCAAcgcagggctgcagctggagcaaCGTGCCTGCAAGCTCTTTGCCACCCGCCTGAAGAAGTGCAAGGTCTTCTGGGCACTGTCTCAGCAGCTCGAGGGCATCGGGGACCCCCCACGCAACCTGCTCTGCCGGGACCAGGAAACCCCCATCTTTGACTTCAATGAGTTTTGCACAG AGCTGAGGGACTTCCGCAACGGCCAAAGGCAGCGGTCCCCTGACTTCACCATCTACCTCTGCTTCGGGCAGTCCTTCTCCAAGGCCAGGCCCAAGGAGTCCAAGCTCATCCTGGTCAAG GAGGACAGGGCCATGCAGGGCATTGCAGCCACATCAGGCAGCTGCCCCTAA
- the IRF7 gene encoding interferon regulatory factor 7 isoform X1: protein MAALQSEGEAQKLRFGPWLVSAVSSGIYQGLRWTDPARSKFRVPWKHNSRKDVTSGDLAVFKAWAQASGRYEGCPEDPAKWKTNFRCALRSTRMFRLVDDRSTSGDDPHKVFAITPAALWRGEEGDFGSPDPAVDQQPLHQQPQLELNPQDVAPEIAPPGSTDPAQPPTLDDLEALQWVLKLCDISPRDLDHPTPSWGTAGDAPHQDTLLQPHPDPNQNNCLPPPPFQQWAPAAEQPPLGAYSPTDPMLLEEPGAMPLPCHPPDVTVPGLSPGEAMLFAPATSPVPLPPQDNTDGIIPILDISIYYRGKLFHQEEVGGSQCLLAYQSSDPAVVLRPGRLVHFPSPAELADSKQRRFTEELLGNAGLQLEQRACKLFATRLKKCKVFWALSQQLEGIGDPPRNLLCRDQETPIFDFNEFCTELRDFRNGQRQRSPDFTIYLCFGQSFSKARPKESKLILVKLVPKFCEYWYEQVLREGASSLDSGTVSLQLSDSFSLFELIEQCNMQID from the exons ATGGCAGCGCTGCAGAGCGAGGG GGAGGCCCAGAAGCTGCGGTTCGGGCCCTGGCTGGTGAGCGCCGTCAGCAGCGGGATCTACCAGGGGCTGCGCTGGACAGACCCGGCCCGCAGCAAATTCCGCGTCCCCTGGAAGCACAACAGCAGGAAGGACGTCACCAGCGGCGACCTGGCGGTCTtcaag GCCTGGGCGCAGGCGAGTGGGCGGTATGAGGGGTGCCCCGAGGACCCAGCCAAGTGGAAGACCAACTTCCGCTGCGCCCTGAGGAGCACCCGCATGTTCAGGTTGGTGGACGACCGCTCCACGAGTGGTGACGACCCGCACAAGGTCTTTGCCATCACCCCAG CCGCCCTCTGGCGTGGTGAGGAGGGAGATTTCGGCAGCCCTGACCCTGCGGTGGACCAGCAGCCGCTGCACCAGCAGCCACAG CTGGAGCTTAACCCCCAAGACGTGGCCCCAGAAATCGCTCCCCCAG GCAGCACTGACCCTGCACAGCCCCCGACGCTGGATGACCTGGAGGCCCTGCAGTGGGTGCTGAAGCTGTGCGACATCTCCCCCCGTGACCTTGACCACCCGACCCCATCGTGGGGGACTGCAG GGGATGCTCCTCACCAGGACACCCTGCTCCAGCCTCACCCAGACCCCAACCAAAACAActgcctccccccgccgccaTTTCAGCAATGGGCGCCTGCAGCGGAGCAGCCCCCCTTGGGCGCCTACAGCCCCACAGACCCCAtgctgctggaggagccag gggccaTGCCACTGCCATGCCACCCACCAGACGTCACGGTTCCTGGGCTGTCCCCAGGGGAGGCGATGCTCTTTGCCCCCGCCACCAGCCCTGTGCCGCTGCCACCGCAGGATAACACAG ATGGCATCATCCCCATCCTGGACATCAGCATCTACTACCGGGGGAAGCTCTTCCAccaggaggaggtggggggcagcCAGTGCCTGCTGGCGTACCAGTCGTCTGACCCAGCGGTGGTCCTGCGCCCCGGGCGCCTGGTGCACTTCCCCAGCCCCGCAGAGCTGGCTGACAGTAAGCAGCGGCGTTTCACCGAGGAGCTGCTGGGCAAcgcagggctgcagctggagcaaCGTGCCTGCAAGCTCTTTGCCACCCGCCTGAAGAAGTGCAAGGTCTTCTGGGCACTGTCTCAGCAGCTCGAGGGCATCGGGGACCCCCCACGCAACCTGCTCTGCCGGGACCAGGAAACCCCCATCTTTGACTTCAATGAGTTTTGCACAG AGCTGAGGGACTTCCGCAACGGCCAAAGGCAGCGGTCCCCTGACTTCACCATCTACCTCTGCTTCGGGCAGTCCTTCTCCAAGGCCAGGCCCAAGGAGTCCAAGCTCATCCTGGTCAAG CTGGTGCCCAAGTTCTGCGAGTACTGGTATGAGCAGGTGCTGCGGGAGGGAGCCTCCTCTCTCGACAGCGGCACCGTCAGCTTGCAGCTCTCCGACTCCTTCAGCCTCTTCGAGCTCATTGAGCAGTGCAACATGCAGATAGACTGA
- the SLC25A22 gene encoding mitochondrial glutamate carrier 1 isoform X3: protein MYHCRKKLTLLREMLAGCGAGTCQVIVTTPMEMLKIQLQDAGRIAAQKKLMAAQAQLSSSSAVGSAEPAVERRTTATQITRELLRSKGIAGLYKGLGATLLRDVPFSIVYFPLFANLNKLGQKDPNVKAPFYVSFLSGCVAGSTAAVAVNPCDVIKTRLQSLQRGVNEDTYSGILDCTKKIWQKEGPMAFLKGAYCRALVIAPLFGIAQVVYFIGIAEFLLDMLPKHRA from the exons ATGTATCACTGCAG GAAAAAGCTGACACTGCTGCGGGAGATGCTGGCGGGCTGCGGCGCGGGTACCTGCCAGGTGATTGTCACCACTCCCATGGAGATGCTTAAAATCCAGCTGCAGGATGCAGGGCGAATTG CGGCACAGAAGAAACTGATGGCAGCGCAGGCCCAGCTGTCCTCTTCCTCTGCGGTGGGGTCAGCCGAGCCAGCGGTGGAAAGGCGCACCACAGCAACACAGATAACAAGGGAGCTGCTGCGGAGCAAAGGCATTGCAGGACTCTACAAGGGCCTGGGAGCCACACTGCTAAG GGATGTCCCGTTCTCCATTGTGTACTTCCCACTGTTTGCAAACCTGAACAAGCTGGGCCAGAAAGACCCCAATGTCAAGGCTCCGTTCTACGTATCATTCCTCTCCGGATGTGTGGCTGGCAGTACAGCTGCGGTGGCTGTCAATCCTTGCGATG tGATCAAAACACGGCTGCAGTCCTTGCAGAGAGGTGTGAATGAGGACACCTACTCAGGAATCCTGGACTGCACCAA GAAGATCTGGCAGAAGGAAGGGCCTATGGCCTTCCTGAAAGGGGCATACTGCCGAGCCCTGGTCATTGCTCCTCTCTTTGGCATCGCACAAGTTGTCTACTTCATCGGCATCGCGGAGTTCCTGCTGGACATGCTCCCCAAGCACCGAGCCTAG